A genome region from Alteripontixanthobacter maritimus includes the following:
- a CDS encoding ABA4-like family protein — translation MWDALFGFANMLALACWIILILLPRKPFPLAFVLYAGVGLLCLAYTLGLAGIVSGALDPGAAGQGGNFSSIEGVRAIFASDGGVVVGWMHYLAFDLFVGLWIARDADAKGFSRWLQAPVLAATLLAGPLGLFVWLLLRERRARALHPRKQSKPRL, via the coding sequence ATGTGGGACGCTCTGTTCGGATTTGCCAACATGCTGGCGCTGGCCTGCTGGATCATCCTGATCCTGTTGCCGCGAAAGCCATTTCCGCTCGCCTTCGTCCTTTATGCAGGCGTCGGGCTTTTGTGCCTGGCATACACTTTGGGACTGGCGGGAATCGTTAGCGGCGCGTTAGACCCTGGAGCCGCTGGCCAAGGCGGCAACTTCTCCAGCATCGAAGGCGTGCGCGCAATTTTCGCCAGCGATGGCGGTGTCGTTGTCGGCTGGATGCACTACCTCGCCTTTGACCTCTTTGTCGGCTTGTGGATTGCGCGGGACGCCGATGCGAAGGGGTTTTCGCGTTGGCTGCAGGCCCCGGTGCTTGCGGCCACCCTGCTGGCAGGCCCGCTGGGGCTGTTTGTCTGGCTGCTGCTGCGAGAACGGCGCGCGCGTGCGCTCCATCCGCGCAAGCAATCGAAACCGCGACTTTAG
- a CDS encoding NAD(P)H-binding protein has translation MSKPSSAGGPAAEKILLVGATGLVGSRIMEACTGRADFQLVALARREAELPAGARMEMVVADPANWSEVLESVRPDVVVNALGTTWNKAGKDEAAFRAVDHDLVLAVAAAAHQFGVERFISISSTMANAASNNFYLKVKGEAEQALMKTGFKRLDIVRPGLLKGPRSDDRRPAERLGMMLAPITDLFLHGKYRAVRSIDARMVADAVLALAKRHAAGRFKHDNDAIRRAANSLPAIAADIADTGG, from the coding sequence ATGTCTAAACCTTCTTCCGCAGGCGGCCCTGCTGCTGAAAAGATCCTGCTGGTCGGCGCGACGGGCCTGGTCGGCTCGCGGATCATGGAAGCCTGCACCGGCCGAGCCGATTTCCAGCTGGTAGCGCTGGCTCGGCGGGAGGCGGAATTGCCAGCCGGTGCACGAATGGAAATGGTGGTGGCCGATCCTGCGAACTGGAGCGAAGTGTTGGAATCGGTCCGCCCGGACGTGGTGGTCAACGCGCTGGGCACCACCTGGAACAAGGCGGGCAAGGATGAAGCGGCATTTCGCGCTGTGGATCACGATCTCGTGCTGGCAGTGGCCGCAGCCGCGCATCAGTTCGGCGTCGAACGGTTCATTTCAATCAGCTCGACCATGGCCAACGCGGCATCGAACAATTTCTATCTAAAAGTGAAGGGTGAGGCCGAACAAGCTTTGATGAAGACCGGCTTCAAGCGGCTCGACATCGTGCGCCCGGGCTTGTTGAAAGGGCCGCGTTCGGATGACCGGCGTCCGGCGGAACGGCTGGGCATGATGCTTGCCCCCATTACCGACCTGTTCCTGCACGGCAAATATCGCGCAGTGCGGTCAATTGATGCGCGGATGGTGGCGGATGCGGTTCTGGCACTGGCCAAACGTCATGCAGCAGGCCGGTTCAAGCATGACAATGACGCGATCCGCCGGGCGGCAAACAGCCTTCCCGCAATCGCCGCCGACATTGCGGACACAGGAGGCTGA
- a CDS encoding SO2930 family diheme c-type cytochrome, protein MRWGGPLLLAAGLALGGSIAAGTMARGAEPAAVSDAAVMDGIPRTLSEYGFFADLTAHIPKAGVTPYRLNTPLYSDGAAKLRFAYIPDGKQAVADGEGLLKLPVGTALIKTFAFGEGADRRLIETRVLLHREDGWLALPYKWNDAQTEARLALAGGRVPVTTPEGRQISYRIPNKNQCKECHGLAGEVVPIGPKARNLSAVWLEDFVAAGRLNEIPEGHDQLPLWENWAAADAGKAARAYLDVNCAHCHRPKATASNSGLDLRWEQSAEELFGVNKRPVAAGRGSGGLEFDIVPGSPDQSILVHRMRSEEAGVAMPELGKATIDNDGVLAVERWIAEMTAGS, encoded by the coding sequence ATGCGTTGGGGCGGGCCTTTATTGCTGGCAGCCGGGCTCGCGCTTGGCGGTAGTATCGCGGCCGGCACTATGGCGCGCGGGGCGGAACCTGCCGCAGTTTCCGACGCGGCCGTAATGGACGGCATACCGCGCACCCTTTCCGAATACGGGTTCTTCGCGGACCTGACGGCGCACATCCCGAAAGCGGGTGTTACACCCTACCGCCTCAACACCCCGCTCTATTCCGATGGCGCGGCCAAGCTGCGCTTTGCCTACATCCCCGATGGCAAGCAGGCGGTCGCAGATGGCGAGGGGCTGCTGAAGCTACCGGTCGGCACCGCGCTCATCAAGACATTCGCGTTCGGCGAAGGGGCGGATCGCCGCCTGATCGAGACCCGCGTGTTGCTGCACCGTGAGGATGGCTGGCTGGCGCTGCCCTACAAATGGAACGACGCGCAGACCGAGGCGCGTCTCGCGCTGGCGGGCGGGCGCGTGCCTGTCACCACGCCGGAAGGCCGCCAGATTAGTTACCGCATTCCCAACAAGAACCAGTGCAAGGAATGCCACGGACTGGCGGGCGAAGTCGTGCCGATCGGCCCCAAGGCGCGCAATTTGTCCGCCGTATGGCTTGAGGACTTCGTCGCTGCGGGACGGTTGAATGAAATACCGGAGGGGCATGATCAATTGCCCTTGTGGGAAAACTGGGCCGCCGCCGATGCCGGCAAGGCGGCGCGCGCCTATCTCGACGTGAACTGCGCACATTGCCACCGCCCGAAGGCTACCGCTTCCAATAGCGGGCTGGACCTGCGCTGGGAGCAATCGGCGGAGGAGCTGTTCGGCGTGAACAAGCGCCCCGTCGCCGCCGGACGCGGATCGGGCGGGCTGGAATTCGATATCGTGCCGGGTTCGCCCGACCAGTCGATCTTGGTTCACCGAATGCGTAGCGAGGAGGCGGGTGTTGCCATGCCGGAACTGGGCAAGGCAACGATTGACAATGACGGTGTGCTGGCCGTGGAACGGTGGATCGCGGAAATGACTGCCGGGAGTTAG
- a CDS encoding sigma-70 family RNA polymerase sigma factor: MIADEATLARLMAASQQGDRNAYTVLLEEAQRWLTRYFRRKLPPQQVDDLVQDVLIAVHQKRATWDSSRAFLPWLAAIARYRWIDHLRKVYRVETRSLDGNEPETESDEDSVIARLSLDRLFENLPIAQAEAIEMVKVEGLSIREASQRSGQGESLIKVNIHRGLKKLAKIVEKAD; encoded by the coding sequence GTGATTGCAGACGAAGCCACGCTGGCCCGCCTCATGGCCGCTTCGCAACAGGGCGATCGCAATGCGTATACTGTCCTGCTGGAAGAGGCGCAGCGCTGGCTCACCCGCTATTTCCGACGCAAACTGCCGCCGCAGCAGGTCGACGATCTGGTGCAGGACGTTCTGATCGCAGTGCATCAGAAACGCGCCACTTGGGATAGCAGCCGCGCCTTCCTGCCGTGGCTGGCGGCCATCGCGCGCTATCGCTGGATCGATCATCTACGCAAGGTTTACCGCGTCGAAACGCGCAGTCTGGACGGCAACGAACCGGAAACGGAAAGTGACGAGGACAGCGTAATCGCCCGCCTCAGCCTCGACCGATTGTTCGAAAACCTTCCCATCGCCCAGGCCGAAGCAATCGAAATGGTCAAGGTGGAGGGACTGTCCATCCGCGAGGCCTCACAGCGCAGCGGACAAGGCGAAAGCCTGATCAAGGTAAACATCCATCGCGGCCTCAAGAAACTGGCCAAAATCGTCGAAAAGGCAGACTGA
- a CDS encoding DUF938 domain-containing protein: MKRHAPAAARNGAAITAVLAEELPQTGTVLEVASGTGEHAVRFARAFPHLTWQPSDMDQSAMAGIAEWAEESGLANLREPITLDTAGAMTDWPGGPFAAVLCINMVHISPWAATEGLFGGAARLLAGDGPLVLYGPYIEADLDTVASNLAFDASLRARDPRWGLRDTATVDALALDQRMLRTARHTMPANNIMLTYRKAAR; encoded by the coding sequence ATGAAACGCCATGCGCCCGCCGCAGCCCGTAACGGGGCAGCCATTACAGCGGTGCTCGCCGAAGAACTGCCGCAAACCGGCACGGTGCTGGAAGTCGCGAGCGGCACGGGCGAACACGCGGTCCGGTTTGCGCGCGCCTTCCCCCACCTTACCTGGCAGCCCAGCGATATGGACCAGTCCGCCATGGCGGGAATTGCGGAATGGGCCGAGGAGAGCGGGCTGGCCAATCTGCGAGAACCGATCACGCTCGATACTGCTGGCGCCATGACTGACTGGCCTGGCGGTCCGTTTGCCGCTGTGCTGTGCATCAACATGGTGCATATCAGCCCATGGGCCGCGACGGAGGGATTGTTCGGCGGCGCGGCACGGCTACTGGCAGGCGACGGCCCGCTGGTCCTGTATGGTCCGTATATCGAAGCGGACCTGGACACAGTCGCATCGAATCTTGCGTTCGACGCCAGCCTGCGTGCGCGCGATCCCCGCTGGGGTTTGCGTGATACGGCAACGGTGGATGCTTTGGCATTAGACCAGCGGATGCTGCGGACGGCGCGTCATACGATGCCCGCGAACAACATTATGCTCACATATCGCAAGGCAGCAAGGTGA
- a CDS encoding alpha/beta fold hydrolase, producing the protein MMKWALRITVLLAILLVSAFLFFRTPDTDPAEMRAKYGRAPSQFIPIGDGLTVHLRDEATPDAKRVVGTIVLLHGSNSDLHTWQAWVARLKDDYRVIRFDQIGHGLTGPAPDGDYSNDAFVAQLDRVVGHLGLDRFVLAGNSMGGSIAMGYAMKHPEKLAGLVLVDAGGAPIRREEDEGGNIGFTVAATPVIRNLITQITPRSMIAASLSQSVSNQDIVTPEAVDRYWELLRYPGNRQATLERFSNGWHVFKPRDVAMTSVPTLVMWGEEDALIPFAAGQWYARTLPNATLVSYPGIGHLPMEEAPKRSVRDLRAWLESTVYRPRSAAPEPRPENEIGTG; encoded by the coding sequence ATGATGAAATGGGCTCTTCGCATCACGGTCTTGCTGGCGATATTGCTGGTTTCGGCTTTCCTGTTTTTCCGGACGCCGGATACCGATCCTGCTGAAATGCGCGCCAAATATGGGCGTGCGCCATCGCAATTCATCCCGATTGGCGATGGCCTGACAGTGCATCTGCGCGATGAAGCGACACCGGATGCCAAGCGAGTGGTTGGAACGATCGTCCTGCTTCATGGATCGAATTCCGACCTGCACACGTGGCAAGCATGGGTCGCCCGGCTGAAGGACGATTATCGTGTCATCCGCTTCGACCAGATCGGCCACGGCCTGACCGGTCCAGCGCCCGATGGCGATTATTCCAACGACGCGTTTGTGGCGCAGTTGGACCGGGTGGTCGGCCATTTAGGTTTGGACCGTTTCGTGCTGGCAGGCAATTCAATGGGCGGCTCGATTGCAATGGGCTATGCGATGAAGCACCCTGAAAAACTTGCCGGCCTAGTGCTGGTCGATGCAGGCGGTGCGCCTATAAGGCGCGAGGAAGACGAGGGCGGGAACATTGGCTTTACCGTTGCGGCCACGCCGGTCATTCGCAACCTCATTACCCAGATTACCCCGCGGTCGATGATTGCGGCAAGCCTGTCCCAATCTGTGTCCAACCAGGACATCGTCACGCCGGAAGCGGTGGACCGGTACTGGGAACTGCTCCGTTATCCTGGCAATCGTCAGGCCACGTTGGAAAGGTTCTCGAACGGTTGGCACGTTTTCAAGCCGCGCGATGTGGCGATGACCAGTGTTCCCACCTTGGTTATGTGGGGCGAGGAGGACGCTTTGATCCCTTTCGCTGCCGGGCAGTGGTACGCCCGGACACTGCCGAATGCGACGCTGGTATCCTATCCGGGCATTGGTCATCTGCCAATGGAGGAGGCGCCGAAGCGCAGCGTGCGGGATTTGCGCGCGTGGCTGGAAAGCACAGTCTATCGGCCGCGTTCCGCCGCGCCTGAACCCCGGCCGGAAAACGAAATCGGAACCGGCTGA
- a CDS encoding parallel beta-helix domain-containing protein codes for MIRSIFASAAVLAVFCAPAAYAATHEVAAGEGAAERLQEALILAEPGDEVVLGAGRFVLMDGLSLDVDNVTVRGAGMDETVLDFTSQAGAGEGMLVTSDNVTLRDFGMENPKGDGIKSKGADNIIYHRVRVEWTNGPDSGNGAYAIYPVESTGVLIDGVKVSGASDAGIYVGQSTRITVRNSIAEANVAGIEIENSRDAIVENNLATRNTGGILVFDLPNLPVMGGGNVIVRRNLVVANDEPNFAPPGNIVGSVRRGTGILIMANDDVFVEGNIVTDNPTSAVMVIAYPLTYDDDSYNPYPRNVVVGTNVFARNGTDPQIDGKEQLLAAFGGALPPVMWDGNSSDVDALRVAPRTQGWTMGLTKPGQDLATAQPAPLKVSAPDGAARDDSIGAPSELEARLAL; via the coding sequence ATGATACGCTCGATTTTTGCAAGCGCCGCCGTTTTGGCAGTTTTCTGCGCGCCCGCCGCTTACGCCGCCACTCATGAAGTCGCGGCCGGCGAAGGCGCGGCTGAGCGGTTGCAGGAGGCGCTGATCCTGGCCGAGCCGGGCGACGAGGTGGTGCTGGGTGCGGGGCGCTTCGTGCTGATGGACGGCCTCAGTCTGGATGTCGACAACGTCACCGTGCGCGGCGCGGGAATGGATGAAACCGTGCTCGATTTCACTTCCCAGGCAGGCGCGGGGGAGGGAATGCTGGTCACGTCCGACAACGTGACCCTGCGCGACTTCGGTATGGAAAACCCCAAGGGTGACGGTATCAAGTCCAAGGGGGCCGACAATATCATTTACCACCGCGTCCGGGTCGAATGGACGAACGGCCCGGATAGCGGCAACGGCGCCTATGCGATCTATCCCGTTGAAAGCACCGGAGTATTGATCGACGGCGTAAAGGTATCGGGCGCGTCTGATGCCGGCATCTATGTGGGCCAGTCCACCCGCATCACTGTGCGCAACTCCATTGCCGAAGCTAATGTGGCCGGGATCGAGATTGAGAACAGCCGCGATGCCATTGTGGAAAACAACCTCGCCACCCGCAACACGGGCGGTATCCTGGTGTTCGACCTGCCTAACCTGCCCGTTATGGGCGGCGGCAATGTGATCGTGCGGCGCAATCTGGTGGTGGCGAACGACGAACCGAACTTTGCGCCGCCGGGCAATATCGTGGGCAGCGTGCGGCGCGGCACGGGTATCCTGATCATGGCGAACGACGATGTGTTCGTCGAAGGCAATATCGTTACCGACAACCCGACCAGCGCGGTGATGGTAATCGCCTATCCGCTTACTTATGACGATGACAGCTACAATCCGTATCCCCGCAATGTCGTGGTCGGCACCAATGTGTTTGCCCGCAATGGCACCGATCCGCAGATCGATGGCAAGGAACAGCTGCTGGCAGCATTCGGCGGCGCGTTGCCCCCGGTGATGTGGGACGGAAACAGCAGCGATGTGGACGCGCTGCGTGTGGCGCCGCGAACGCAGGGCTGGACGATGGGACTGACGAAGCCGGGGCAGGACCTGGCGACGGCTCAGCCCGCACCGCTAAAAGTAAGCGCACCCGATGGCGCGGCGCGTGACGACAGCATTGGCGCGCCATCCGAACTGGAAGCGCGGTTGGCGCTCTGA
- a CDS encoding GNAT family N-acetyltransferase: MTILRPAFLSDAQPLATLGRDSFCAAFAHLYDPADLDTFLKQVYAPEVVAKEIADDFCIHQLAAVSDKPDAKLLGFCKMRDPSWYADDSNAANPIALGQLYTDPAATGQGIGAGLMDWALDLARSRGHDAIQLSVWSENTRAQKFYQRYGFAKIKDIEFWVGNTCDAEFLYELRL; encoded by the coding sequence ATGACCATCCTGCGCCCCGCTTTTTTGTCCGACGCCCAGCCGTTGGCCACGCTTGGCCGCGACAGTTTTTGCGCCGCCTTCGCGCATCTGTACGATCCTGCCGATCTCGATACATTTCTGAAACAGGTTTACGCGCCGGAGGTGGTGGCAAAAGAGATCGCCGACGATTTTTGCATCCACCAGCTCGCTGCCGTATCCGACAAACCCGACGCAAAGCTGCTTGGTTTCTGCAAGATGCGCGATCCCAGCTGGTATGCCGATGACAGCAACGCCGCCAACCCCATCGCGCTAGGCCAGCTTTACACCGATCCCGCTGCCACCGGACAGGGCATCGGGGCCGGGCTGATGGACTGGGCGCTCGATCTCGCCCGCAGTCGCGGCCACGATGCCATCCAGCTATCAGTCTGGAGCGAGAACACGCGCGCCCAGAAGTTCTACCAGCGTTATGGTTTCGCCAAGATCAAGGACATCGAGTTCTGGGTCGGTAATACTTGCGACGCGGAATTCCTGTACGAATTGCGCTTGTAA
- a CDS encoding deoxyguanosinetriphosphate triphosphohydrolase, translating to MERAPFAADPAASKGREFSTSTSVSGGLETRGPRSEFQRDRDRIIHSIAFRRLRSKTQVFVSPDGDHYRTRLTHSLEVAQIGRVIARALKLDEDLTEALCLAHDIGHPPFGHAGEEALGAAMQSAGGFDHNAQTLRTLMRLESPYPGHDGLNLTWELLEGLAKHNGPVLQPGWALAELDAAYPMELAQHPSLEAQVASLADDIAYDNHDIDDGLRAGFLQLNDLLGLDFVAEQWRTVERRFPDAPHDRKLRELVRGQIGLMVNDLLAHTGQAVKGAGSIGDIRGAGTMLAGFSPAMAANERALKAFLYDKLYYHPEQTGTAARATQIIARLFDAYAADPALMGDEWTAHLPQDEPQRSRHIADFIAGMTDRFAIDRYEVLFGAAPEGLRNV from the coding sequence ATGGAAAGAGCACCCTTCGCCGCCGATCCCGCCGCCAGCAAAGGGCGTGAATTCTCTACGAGTACGAGTGTTTCGGGCGGGTTGGAAACGCGCGGGCCGCGCAGCGAATTCCAGCGCGATCGCGATCGCATCATCCATTCGATCGCCTTCCGCCGGCTGCGATCCAAAACGCAGGTATTCGTCAGCCCCGATGGCGATCATTACCGCACTCGCCTGACGCACAGTCTGGAAGTCGCGCAGATCGGCCGCGTCATCGCCCGCGCGCTGAAGCTGGACGAGGATCTGACCGAGGCGCTATGTTTGGCCCACGATATCGGCCATCCCCCCTTCGGCCATGCCGGGGAGGAAGCACTGGGAGCCGCCATGCAAAGCGCAGGAGGCTTCGATCACAACGCGCAGACCCTGCGCACCTTGATGCGGCTGGAAAGCCCCTATCCCGGCCACGACGGGCTGAACCTGACATGGGAGTTGTTGGAAGGGCTGGCAAAACATAACGGCCCGGTCCTTCAGCCGGGCTGGGCGCTGGCGGAACTGGACGCTGCTTACCCGATGGAATTGGCGCAGCATCCTTCGCTCGAAGCGCAAGTCGCTTCGCTGGCCGACGACATCGCGTATGACAATCACGACATCGATGACGGGCTGCGCGCTGGTTTTCTGCAACTGAACGATTTGCTCGGTCTTGATTTCGTGGCCGAGCAATGGCGGACCGTCGAACGGCGGTTCCCCGACGCACCGCATGACCGCAAACTGCGCGAACTGGTGCGCGGCCAGATCGGGCTGATGGTGAACGATCTGCTTGCCCACACGGGACAGGCGGTGAAGGGCGCCGGTTCGATTGGCGATATCCGCGGTGCAGGCACGATGCTGGCGGGATTTTCGCCTGCCATGGCTGCGAACGAACGGGCGTTGAAGGCGTTCTTGTACGACAAGCTTTATTACCATCCCGAACAGACCGGCACGGCAGCACGCGCCACACAGATTATTGCGCGGTTGTTCGATGCCTACGCTGCCGATCCGGCCCTGATGGGTGATGAATGGACTGCCCACTTGCCGCAGGACGAGCCGCAGCGAAGCCGCCATATTGCGGACTTCATCGCCGGCATGACCGACCGGTTCGCCATCGATCGCTACGAGGTGCTGTTCGGCGCGGCTCCCGAAGGATTGCGAAATGTCTAA
- a CDS encoding mechanosensitive ion channel, which produces MLDRYRFDQDVAMNIAEKALYAIGILIVTWVLAKIAKWAFAKLVDNVAFFQRGTASGASIGTSLGKIVSLLIWLFGLIAILNVLGLGVVGGPINSLLENIVDFIPNLIGAGLIFFIGLMVARIARDLVVTTMQTLDVDRWANRGGVDEATGNTTISKTIGTIVYVLIVIPVAIAALEALDIASISGPASNMLNMILSAIPNIIAAAVLLGIGYVISRFVVQILKEVLPGLGVDRAMASAGFVPETTSASNVLARIAQIAIMLVAAIAATRALGFPELTLLLGEILELGGQVIFGAVVIGVGFMLANLLARMISDTGEPGLGGIIVKYATIVLFTFMGLSFMGVGDEIVQMAFAALVIGGAVAAALAFGLGGREWAGRKLEQIDDKAKEKVSSSGSGNLGSTTAKPAAKPVAPKSDKPLPPGA; this is translated from the coding sequence ATGCTCGACAGATATCGTTTCGATCAAGATGTCGCGATGAATATCGCCGAGAAGGCGCTTTACGCCATCGGCATACTCATTGTTACATGGGTTCTGGCGAAAATCGCCAAATGGGCTTTTGCCAAACTGGTCGATAATGTTGCCTTTTTCCAGCGCGGTACGGCCAGCGGGGCCAGCATCGGCACCTCGCTCGGCAAGATCGTTTCGCTCCTGATCTGGCTGTTCGGCCTAATCGCGATCCTGAACGTTCTCGGACTCGGCGTCGTGGGCGGACCAATCAACAGCCTGCTTGAGAACATTGTCGATTTCATTCCCAACCTTATCGGTGCGGGCCTGATCTTCTTCATCGGTTTGATGGTGGCGCGTATTGCGCGTGACCTGGTGGTCACCACGATGCAGACGCTCGACGTCGATCGCTGGGCCAATCGCGGCGGTGTGGATGAAGCCACCGGCAACACCACGATTTCCAAGACCATCGGCACGATCGTCTATGTCCTGATCGTGATCCCGGTCGCCATCGCGGCGCTGGAAGCATTGGATATCGCCAGCATTTCCGGCCCGGCGAGCAATATGCTCAACATGATCCTGTCGGCCATTCCGAACATCATCGCTGCGGCAGTCCTGCTTGGTATCGGTTATGTGATCAGCCGTTTCGTGGTGCAGATCCTGAAGGAAGTGCTGCCGGGCCTCGGCGTCGACCGCGCTATGGCTTCGGCCGGGTTCGTTCCGGAAACCACATCGGCTTCGAACGTCCTGGCGCGCATCGCGCAGATTGCCATCATGCTGGTCGCGGCGATCGCGGCCACGCGGGCTTTGGGCTTTCCGGAACTGACGCTGCTGCTCGGGGAAATTCTCGAACTGGGCGGTCAGGTCATCTTCGGTGCCGTCGTGATTGGCGTTGGTTTCATGCTGGCAAATCTGCTCGCACGGATGATTAGCGACACCGGCGAACCCGGCCTTGGCGGGATCATCGTCAAATATGCCACCATCGTGCTGTTCACGTTCATGGGCCTTAGCTTCATGGGTGTCGGCGATGAAATCGTGCAGATGGCCTTTGCCGCGCTGGTTATCGGCGGGGCGGTTGCAGCCGCGCTCGCCTTCGGCCTCGGTGGCCGCGAATGGGCTGGTCGCAAGCTGGAACAGATCGACGATAAGGCCAAGGAAAAGGTTTCGTCGTCCGGTTCCGGCAACCTGGGCAGCACGACTGCCAAGCCTGCTGCGAAGCCTGTCGCTCCCAAGAGCGACAAGCCGCTGCCGCCGGGCGCATAG
- a CDS encoding aspartate/glutamate racemase family protein, which produces MIGGMSWIATRTYYENINRLVQQRGPQTASAPLLIESLSFEDLYNLSDADDWDRAASTISASAKRLEQAGAGAIIICANSMHRVYDAVQEQVSVPVINIADCVGEAMEEKGVKSAALIGTRTVMTESFYRRRLVAHGVDLLPPDMDVVEMVDSIIYKELVLGRVTRDAERALRTIITRKEQDGADAIVLACTELEMVVDVKANVLPIFDSTRIHCEKATDWLLGSD; this is translated from the coding sequence ATGATTGGCGGGATGAGCTGGATTGCCACCCGCACCTATTACGAAAACATCAACCGGCTGGTGCAGCAACGCGGTCCGCAGACGGCCAGCGCGCCGCTGCTGATCGAAAGCCTGTCGTTCGAAGACCTCTACAATCTCAGCGATGCGGACGATTGGGACCGCGCCGCGTCGACCATCTCCGCCTCGGCCAAACGTCTGGAACAGGCGGGTGCCGGCGCAATCATTATCTGCGCCAACTCCATGCACCGCGTCTATGACGCAGTGCAGGAACAGGTTTCCGTGCCCGTCATCAACATTGCCGATTGCGTGGGCGAGGCAATGGAAGAGAAGGGTGTGAAGAGCGCCGCATTAATTGGCACGCGCACTGTGATGACCGAAAGCTTCTACCGCCGCCGACTGGTGGCGCATGGTGTGGACCTGCTGCCGCCCGACATGGATGTGGTCGAGATGGTGGATTCCATCATCTACAAAGAACTGGTGCTGGGCCGGGTCACGCGCGATGCGGAACGCGCCTTGCGCACCATCATCACGCGCAAGGAACAGGACGGGGCCGATGCGATTGTGCTGGCCTGTACGGAACTGGAAATGGTGGTCGATGTGAAAGCCAACGTGCTGCCGATCTTCGATTCCACGCGCATCCATTGCGAAAAGGCGACTGACTGGCTGCTCGGCAGCGACTGA